A single genomic interval of Aegicerativicinus sediminis harbors:
- the panB gene encoding 3-methyl-2-oxobutanoate hydroxymethyltransferase, translated as MSVAKREYKRVTVKSLVEMKEAGEKISMLTAYDYTMAKIVDGAGIDVILVGDSASNVMAGHETTLPITLDQMIYHASSVVRAINRALVVVDLPFGSYQSDPKEALRSAIRIMKESGGHAVKLEGGKEVKESIKRILNAGIPVMGHLGLTPQSIYKFGTYTVRAKEDQEAEELLENAKFLEKIGCFAVVLEKIPAALAKKVAESLTIPVIGIGAGNGVDGQVLVLHDMLGMTHEFNPRFLRRYLHLYEEMTKAISQYVEDVKAVDFPNEDEMY; from the coding sequence ATGTCTGTTGCTAAAAGAGAGTACAAACGCGTAACCGTAAAATCATTGGTGGAAATGAAGGAAGCCGGGGAAAAGATTTCTATGTTAACGGCTTACGACTATACCATGGCAAAAATTGTGGATGGCGCTGGAATTGATGTAATCCTCGTGGGTGACTCTGCCAGCAATGTAATGGCCGGGCACGAAACAACTCTACCCATTACCCTAGACCAAATGATTTACCACGCCTCCTCTGTAGTAAGGGCTATTAATAGGGCTTTAGTGGTGGTAGACTTGCCGTTCGGGAGTTACCAAAGCGATCCAAAGGAAGCTTTACGATCCGCCATTAGAATTATGAAAGAAAGTGGCGGACATGCGGTTAAATTGGAAGGCGGTAAAGAAGTCAAGGAATCAATTAAACGTATTTTAAACGCTGGAATTCCTGTAATGGGACATTTAGGGCTAACACCACAATCTATCTACAAATTCGGTACCTATACTGTTCGAGCGAAGGAGGATCAAGAAGCTGAAGAATTGCTTGAAAATGCCAAATTTTTGGAAAAAATTGGTTGTTTTGCTGTGGTTTTGGAAAAAATTCCCGCTGCTCTTGCTAAAAAAGTTGCCGAAAGTTTAACAATTCCTGTAATTGGCATCGGTGCAGGTAACGGGGTAGATGGTCAAGTCCTGGTCCTTCATGATATGTTAGGTATGACGCACGAATTCAATCCGAGGTTTCTACGCAGATATTTACACCTTTACGAAGAAATGACCAAAGCCATTTCTCAATATGTTGAGGATGTCAAGGCCGTTGATTTCCCGAATGAGGATGAAATGTATTAA
- a CDS encoding four helix bundle protein: MHRFKELEIWKRSRLFCSDIYNATSQFPESEKFGLTNQLRRASISIASNIAEGSSRKSNIDFARFIEVAIGSAYEIETQLLISADLNLLSEEDQNHLISELNQIIKMISKFKSSLIV, encoded by the coding sequence ATGCATAGGTTTAAGGAGTTGGAAATTTGGAAAAGAAGTAGACTGTTTTGCAGCGACATATATAATGCGACCTCCCAGTTTCCAGAATCTGAGAAGTTTGGCCTAACGAACCAACTGAGAAGAGCCTCTATTTCTATTGCTTCAAATATTGCCGAAGGCTCATCCAGAAAATCAAACATAGATTTTGCAAGGTTTATAGAAGTAGCTATTGGTTCTGCTTATGAAATAGAAACCCAACTACTAATCTCAGCCGATTTGAATTTGCTTTCTGAGGAAGATCAAAACCACCTAATTTCAGAATTGAACCAAATAATAAAAATGATTTCAAAATTTAAATCAAGTCTTATAGTCTAA
- a CDS encoding RluA family pseudouridine synthase yields MSKFLSNEYNLQVLYEDNHCIIVNKRVGDIVQGDKTGDTPLSEIVKLYLKDKYNKPGNVYLGVVHRIDRPTSGLVLFAKTSKSLPRFNKLFAEKSAEKTYWAIVKNPPPKKRDTLIHWLRKNPKNNKAIVFTKETSNAKKAILTYDLIKELDNYYLLEINLETGRHHQIRAQLSAIGCPIKGDLKYGFDRSNPDGGIHLHARKLKLEHPVSHELIEVEAPIPENDALWQACF; encoded by the coding sequence ATGTCCAAATTTCTCTCTAACGAATATAACCTGCAGGTTCTTTACGAAGATAATCACTGTATCATAGTGAATAAGCGCGTTGGGGACATTGTTCAAGGCGATAAAACGGGTGACACTCCCCTTTCTGAAATAGTAAAACTTTATTTAAAAGATAAGTACAATAAGCCTGGTAATGTCTACTTGGGAGTCGTTCACAGAATAGACCGTCCAACGAGTGGTTTAGTCCTTTTTGCGAAGACCAGTAAATCCTTGCCACGTTTCAATAAACTGTTTGCTGAAAAATCTGCTGAAAAAACCTATTGGGCTATAGTAAAAAATCCACCACCCAAAAAGAGAGATACCTTAATACACTGGTTACGAAAAAATCCAAAAAATAATAAAGCCATTGTATTTACAAAGGAAACCTCCAATGCTAAAAAGGCTATTCTCACATATGACCTAATAAAGGAGTTAGACAACTACTATCTTCTTGAGATTAATCTTGAAACAGGTCGCCACCACCAAATACGCGCACAGTTGTCTGCCATTGGTTGCCCCATAAAAGGAGATTTAAAATATGGTTTTGACCGCAGCAATCCTGATGGTGGGATTCATCTTCATGCACGAAAATTAAAATTAGAACATCCCGTTTCTCATGAACTCATAGAAGTTGAGGCACCAATACCAGAAAATGATGCGCTTTGGCAAGCGTGCTTTTAG